A window of Bacteroides sp. contains these coding sequences:
- the prmC gene encoding peptide chain release factor N(5)-glutamine methyltransferase: MISPVTLGSAYQWFLKTLEGTYPEKELQALGREVFRHFFSIEPTERVMNAHLSFPPDFFRVLESVVEQLKQHVPLQYVTGVARFLDLYLDVDPRVLIPRPETEELVQWVFETIQTKFGSSQPGVSLLDVGTGSGCIPVSLAKKLPNARVMACDVSEEVLEVASHNAAKNQVKVDFFRCDVLRDDPQLRNLEVVVSNPPYVMEKEKELMLPNVLEHEPSAALFVSNENPLIFYHAIASKARRWLKPGGFLFFEINENLGKETVECIEKEGFNEVILKRDLNGRHRMIRAVNA, from the coding sequence ATGATTTCTCCGGTAACGCTTGGTTCTGCCTACCAGTGGTTCCTCAAAACACTGGAAGGAACCTATCCCGAAAAGGAGCTGCAGGCCCTGGGAAGGGAAGTCTTCAGGCATTTCTTTTCCATTGAACCGACCGAAAGGGTAATGAATGCACATTTGTCCTTTCCGCCTGATTTCTTCAGGGTTCTTGAAAGCGTTGTGGAACAACTTAAACAACACGTTCCATTGCAATACGTGACTGGTGTCGCTCGTTTCCTTGATCTTTACCTGGATGTTGATCCCCGGGTTCTGATTCCTCGTCCTGAAACGGAAGAACTGGTCCAGTGGGTATTCGAAACCATTCAAACAAAGTTCGGGAGTTCCCAGCCCGGGGTTTCCCTGCTGGATGTGGGTACCGGCAGTGGCTGCATCCCTGTTTCCCTGGCCAAAAAGCTGCCCAATGCCCGGGTCATGGCCTGCGATGTGTCGGAAGAGGTCCTGGAAGTGGCCAGCCATAATGCTGCCAAAAACCAGGTCAAGGTCGACTTTTTCAGGTGTGATGTCCTCCGGGATGATCCCCAGCTCAGAAACCTGGAAGTGGTGGTCAGCAATCCGCCCTACGTGATGGAAAAGGAGAAGGAGCTTATGCTGCCCAATGTGCTTGAGCACGAACCTTCAGCAGCCTTATTCGTCAGCAATGAAAATCCGCTTATCTTTTACCATGCCATTGCCTCCAAAGCCAGGCGCTGGCTCAAACCAGGTGGATTTCTCTTTTTCGAGATCAATGAAAACCTGGGGAAAGAAACAGTTGAATGCATTGAAAAAGAAGGGTTTAATGAAGTTATTCTAAAGCGTGACTTAAATGGCAGGCACCGGATGATCCGTGCAGTGAATGCCTAA
- the gcvT gene encoding glycine cleavage system aminomethyltransferase GcvT, with protein sequence MKTTVFKEKHEAMGAKMVSFAGFYMPVQFEGVNAEHETVRKGVGVFDVSHMGEFWAEGPKALELLQRVSSNDASVLTDGKVQYTCFPNDQGGIVDDFLVYRFNEEKYLLVVNAANIDKDWAWITRQNEGIGAKLTNASDDISQLAVQGPLALKAMQKLTKEPIEDMPYYTFKVLEFAGVGNVILSTTGYTGSGGCEIYFENKDGLKIYEAVLEAGEEFGIKPIGLAARDTLRLEMGFCLYGNDINDTTSPIEAGLGWITKFADGKDFINRGNLQKQKTEGVDRKLVGFQMVDKGIPRQHYAILNGEGNTIGEVTSGTMAPSLKVGIGMGYVKPSFAKAGSEIFLDIRGKALKAEVVKLPFYKG encoded by the coding sequence ATGAAGACGACTGTATTTAAAGAGAAGCATGAAGCCATGGGTGCTAAGATGGTTTCCTTCGCTGGCTTTTACATGCCCGTGCAATTTGAAGGCGTTAATGCTGAACACGAAACGGTAAGGAAAGGGGTGGGCGTTTTTGATGTCTCGCATATGGGCGAGTTTTGGGCAGAAGGGCCCAAAGCCCTGGAGCTGCTTCAGCGGGTTAGCTCAAATGATGCTTCAGTACTGACGGATGGCAAGGTGCAATATACTTGTTTTCCAAACGATCAGGGGGGCATTGTGGATGACTTCCTGGTGTATCGTTTCAATGAAGAAAAATATCTGCTGGTTGTTAATGCAGCCAACATTGACAAGGACTGGGCCTGGATTACCAGACAAAATGAAGGCATTGGAGCAAAATTAACCAATGCATCAGACGATATTTCACAATTGGCTGTCCAAGGCCCCCTTGCCCTTAAAGCCATGCAGAAGCTTACCAAAGAACCCATTGAGGATATGCCCTATTACACCTTTAAGGTGCTTGAATTTGCAGGTGTTGGAAATGTAATCCTTTCCACTACGGGATATACCGGTTCGGGAGGTTGTGAGATTTATTTTGAAAATAAGGATGGCCTGAAGATCTATGAGGCCGTTCTGGAAGCCGGGGAAGAATTCGGGATAAAACCCATTGGCCTGGCTGCACGCGACACCCTCCGCCTGGAGATGGGCTTCTGTCTGTATGGAAATGACATCAATGATACCACCTCCCCCATTGAAGCCGGTCTTGGTTGGATCACCAAGTTTGCTGATGGCAAAGACTTCATCAACAGGGGAAACCTGCAAAAGCAAAAAACCGAAGGCGTGGATCGTAAACTGGTGGGTTTCCAGATGGTTGACAAGGGTATTCCAAGGCAACACTATGCCATTCTGAATGGAGAAGGCAATACCATTGGCGAGGTTACCTCGGGTACCATGGCCCCATCATTGAAGGTGGGTATTGGAATGGGTTATGTGAAACCTTCCTTTGCAAAAGCTGGCTCAGAAATTTTCCTTGATATCCGGGGAAAAGCCCTGAAAGCCGAAGTGGTAAAGCTACCTTTTTACAAAGGATAA
- the sucC gene encoding ADP-forming succinate--CoA ligase subunit beta, with translation MNLHEYQGKSLLRKYQVPVAESILVKDPSDAKAAAVELEKRTGLKIWAVKAQIHAGGRGKGGGVKIARSLEEVEQFAHQIIGMQLVTPQTGPEGKKVRKVLVEQGIYYPGPSEPKEFYFSILLNRATSRNMIMYSPRGGMNIEEVAEETPEQIFTEEIDPKVGVLPFQCRRIAFNFGLSGEAFKNMVKFVPKLYQAYIENDATLVEINPLFKTSDDKILVVDTKMVIDNNALFRHPDIEEMRDIHEEDPMEVEAGQHNLNYVKLNGNVGCMVNGAGLAMATMDIIKLSGGEPANFLDVGGSANAKRVEEAFRIILKDPNVKAILVNIFGGIVRCDRVATGIVDAYKNIGEIKQPIIVRLQGTNAEEAKEIIDHSGLKVHSAILLKEAADLISEVLK, from the coding sequence ATGAATCTTCATGAATACCAAGGGAAGAGCCTTTTAAGAAAATACCAGGTACCGGTCGCAGAAAGCATCCTGGTTAAAGATCCTTCGGATGCCAAAGCTGCTGCAGTAGAGCTGGAGAAGCGCACCGGATTAAAGATCTGGGCGGTCAAGGCCCAGATTCATGCCGGAGGGCGCGGCAAAGGGGGTGGCGTAAAGATTGCCCGCTCGCTGGAAGAAGTTGAGCAGTTTGCCCACCAGATCATCGGCATGCAATTGGTCACCCCGCAAACGGGTCCTGAAGGCAAAAAGGTAAGGAAGGTTTTAGTGGAACAGGGCATTTATTACCCCGGCCCTTCTGAGCCAAAGGAATTCTATTTCAGCATTTTGCTCAACCGTGCCACTTCCCGCAACATGATCATGTATTCCCCCCGTGGAGGCATGAACATTGAAGAAGTTGCAGAAGAGACGCCTGAGCAGATCTTTACCGAAGAAATTGACCCCAAGGTGGGGGTACTCCCTTTCCAGTGCCGCCGCATTGCCTTTAACTTTGGGTTAAGCGGCGAGGCTTTCAAAAATATGGTGAAGTTTGTCCCCAAACTTTACCAGGCTTATATTGAGAATGACGCTACCCTGGTTGAAATCAACCCCCTGTTTAAGACATCGGATGATAAGATCCTGGTGGTTGACACCAAAATGGTGATTGACAACAATGCCTTGTTCAGGCACCCGGATATTGAAGAGATGCGCGACATCCACGAGGAAGATCCCATGGAAGTGGAAGCCGGGCAGCACAACCTAAACTATGTAAAACTCAACGGAAACGTAGGATGTATGGTCAACGGTGCCGGGCTCGCCATGGCCACCATGGATATTATCAAACTCAGTGGCGGGGAGCCTGCAAACTTCCTGGATGTTGGGGGATCAGCCAACGCCAAGCGTGTGGAGGAAGCCTTCCGTATCATTCTGAAAGATCCAAACGTAAAGGCTATCCTGGTAAATATCTTTGGGGGCATTGTACGCTGTGACCGCGTTGCGACAGGAATCGTGGATGCCTATAAAAATATCGGGGAGATCAAACAACCCATTATTGTGAGATTGCAGGGCACCAATGCAGAAGAAGCAAAGGAAATCATCGATCATTCAGGTTTGAAGGTGCACTCGGCTATCCTGCTTAAGGAAGCCGCCGATCTGATCAGCGAGGTGTTAAAATAA
- a CDS encoding DUF1343 domain-containing protein → MPIRIAANGFITLLLLVFFPLVLSCSQPWQEERTRLPEKELRIIPGADRTEEYFPLLRGKRIAVAGNHTSVVGGEVHLVDTLLAAGINVVRVFSPEHGFRGQAAAGELIHNDVDSRSGLPVISLYGNNRKPTPEQLEGVDLIIVDLQDVGMRFYTYISTMSLIMQAAARLDKEVMVLDRPNPHGHYVDGPMLDLEYNSFVGMHPIPVVHGMTMGEYARMVIGEGWLGYKVECKLTVIPVENYTHNDLYQLPIAPSPNLPNMQAVYLYPSLCFFEGTVISVGRGTEMPFQVFGHPNLPSEKYSFTYMPQSVKAAPNPPALGETCFGKDLRTLPVEYLQAERRINLSYLLDAFRNYPQKDQFFNNYFDRLAGNNLLRNQVLAGQTEEQIRETWQPGLDEFCKTREKYLLYPDFEN, encoded by the coding sequence ATGCCAATCAGAATTGCTGCCAATGGTTTCATCACCTTATTGCTCCTGGTATTTTTTCCCCTGGTGCTTTCTTGCAGTCAACCATGGCAGGAGGAACGAACCAGACTACCTGAAAAGGAATTGAGAATAATCCCGGGCGCTGATCGCACGGAGGAATACTTCCCCTTGCTTCGCGGGAAACGTATTGCCGTTGCCGGAAACCATACCTCAGTGGTGGGAGGGGAAGTGCACCTGGTGGATACCCTGCTTGCAGCCGGAATAAATGTGGTCAGGGTATTCAGCCCCGAACACGGATTCAGAGGGCAGGCTGCCGCTGGTGAACTGATACATAATGATGTGGACTCCCGTTCCGGGCTTCCTGTTATCAGTCTTTATGGCAACAACCGAAAACCCACGCCTGAGCAGTTGGAAGGTGTGGATCTGATCATTGTTGACCTTCAGGATGTGGGCATGCGATTTTATACTTATATCTCCACCATGAGCTTGATCATGCAGGCTGCTGCCCGTCTGGACAAAGAGGTCATGGTGCTCGACCGCCCCAACCCCCACGGGCATTATGTCGATGGTCCCATGCTCGATCTGGAATACAATTCTTTTGTGGGAATGCACCCAATACCCGTGGTCCACGGGATGACGATGGGCGAGTATGCCCGGATGGTCATTGGCGAAGGCTGGCTGGGATATAAGGTTGAATGCAAACTAACAGTCATCCCAGTGGAGAACTATACGCATAACGACCTCTACCAGTTGCCCATAGCCCCTTCTCCTAATCTTCCCAATATGCAAGCCGTTTATCTTTACCCATCCCTTTGCTTTTTCGAGGGCACCGTGATCAGTGTGGGAAGGGGAACCGAAATGCCGTTTCAGGTCTTTGGACACCCAAATCTCCCTTCCGAAAAATACTCCTTCACCTATATGCCCCAAAGTGTCAAGGCAGCCCCTAATCCGCCTGCATTGGGAGAGACCTGCTTCGGGAAAGACCTGCGAACCCTGCCCGTTGAATACCTGCAGGCCGAAAGGCGCATCAACCTCAGCTACCTCCTGGACGCTTTCCGCAACTATCCCCAAAAGGATCAATTCTTCAACAACTATTTCGATCGCCTGGCAGGCAACAACCTCCTGCGCAACCAGGTGCTGGCAGGGCAAACTGAGGAACAGATCAGGGAGACCTGGCAGCCTGGTTTGGATGAATTCTGCAAGACCCGGGAGAAGTACTTGTTGTATCCGGATTTCGAAAATTAA